The nucleotide window CCTGCTGCCCTCAGGGCCCAGGAGCCCCTCACTGGCTGGTGAGCCAGGGGGTATGGGCAGAGGGCCCAGCCTCCTTTTTGCTCTTGTTTGTGTGGGGCTTTGGCCATTTCCTGGGGAGTTTTCCCTGGAGGGTTTGGAGAGGGGCACATGACTCAGCCAGCACCTTATCTCAATTCCCTCGGATTCCAGCCCGCAAGAATTTCAACACAGAATTCCATTGCAGCTCAGGACCCCACCCCCAGCGAGGCCCTCGAAGGCTCTGGGGGTGTCTAAGCTGCCCGAGCCAGGGGGCGGGGGGGCCCTGCTGGGGGTGCtgcagggaggggagtggggcGGGGCCGTATGGGGGCTTTCAGGTGGGATGTGGGGACCGGGCCTGCGGTGGTGTCTTGGAACCTCTGCGCCAGGCCCCCTTGTCTTGAGGGCAGCTCTCAGAGACAGGGCCCCGGGAAGCAACACCCACACTGAAACGGAGTTCCCCTAAAACCGAGTTCCTCTGCCAAGTTCCTGCGTAGCCTCTCTACGCAAACCTTATTCCCTGTCTTGTCCGACACCTGTTCCTCTCAAGACTGAGGAGcaccaaaaaaaagggggggattgaaactgagcaggacccggGGGGGCCTCCTGAGTACAAATCCTTCCCTTGTCCCCCGTTTCTCGTTTGTAGGAAATGGGCTTCATTCAGCCCCCtaagaccttccctgagttccaaagggcaggttcaaaccgttgctaatcagggaagggaggggatgcggaAACAAAGGAGGGGCAGTCAAGAAACTacagccttggggcaaggtcctggcTCCCCTTGGAGCTCTTCTGCCAGAAcgaaggcccccacccaggtggaggatggcgaCTACCAGCTGGGACCCCACAGCACCGCCGCCACCTCCCCACCAACCACTCAGGAGAAAGTCACATGCCCTGCTGCCCTCACCCCAAAGTTTGCCTATTAAAGACTCCCCAGAAACCATCggggagttcagggtttttaAGCACGAGCCACCCGTTCTCCTTGCTCGGCCCCCCAGTAAACCCTTCTCTGCTCCAGACTCTGAcgtttcggtttgtttggcctcactgtgcgtcgggCACACAGACTTGCATTCGGTAACAAGATCCTTGCGGGAGCAGAAGGGGTGGCCCGGGGCCACAGCTCAGTGGGCCCAGCCCGGGCTCGCCCCCCGCGGGCAGCAGCACCTCGCTCAGGGAGGACCTGGAATGGTTAACCTGCGACACCTCCAGCAGCCAATCACAGGGCCCCGCAGGAAATGCCTGGAGAGcctcgccggggcgggcgggtcCCAGCCCAGCCCGAGTCTGGCACCAGGCAGCCCATGCGGCCCACAGCCACCCAGGCGACCATGGCCTCCCTGGAACTCAGAGCACCTGGGGGCCGCAGCTTGGTTGGCCCGGCCGGGCCCAAGCCAGGGCTGCTGCTGGCCTTGCTGGCCGCGCTGGCGTTGACCGGGACGGCGACCCCACCTGCCCGTCTGCTGACCCTGCTGTCCTCAGGCCAAGGTGTTCTGGACCGCACGGCGCTGGGCAGCCTGTTAAATACACTAGCGGCCCGTGTGCACTGCGCCGACGGGCCGTGTGGAAAGGTAACGGCCCCACCCGACgggtcccccagccccagccccagccccagcccgccGCTCCACCCCGAGGGCCGGCAGCAAAGGGCTCGGGCAAACTCCAGGAGGCGGGCCGAGTGCAGTGGCCTGGCGCCTGGGCCCTGCCTGCAGGCCCGAGCCCACCTTTCCCCACTCCGCATTCagaccctcctgccctccctgttGGTGGGGCGGTGGCGTGTAGGGACCCGCGGCTCCGGGACCCCAGGGCtgccccaccccaaccccatcaGCCCCCAGGCCAGCAAAGTGGCAGTGGTTCCAGGAAGAAATCACCCTGAGGTGGCGGgacccctgtgtgtgtgtgtgtgtgtgtgtgtgtgtgtgtgtgtgtgtgtgtgtgtacgcgcgTGCAGGCGCAGTCCTGTCATTGGGGGGGATGGTGGGGAGAGTATGTGAGTGAGCAGGTGATGGAGGGGTATCGCTGTGAGAGGGATAGAGAGGACGGTGGTCCTTGTGTGAGGCCCCCGCAGGGAAGGGGGCGGCTCCTGGGCCACAGAtacctggcccctgcccacctgtCTCTGCCCACAGTGCCTGTCTGTGGAAGACGCCCTGGCCCTGGGCAGGCCTGAGAAGCCAGGGCTCCGCTCCGGTCCAGCCCTGGAGCCCAGGCACATCGCCCGCCTCAGTGCTGCCGCCGCCCTCTACCTCAGCAACCCGGAGGGCACCTGTGCGGATGTCCGGGCTGACCGCTGGGCCTCCCGCGCCGACCAGCTCCTGGCCCTGCTCGAGAGCCCTGAGGCCCTGACCCCAGGCCTGACCCGGCTGCTGCAGAAGATTCAGGCCCAGGCCGCTGGCCGGCCCACTTCTGCGGAGGTGGGGGCTCGGGCGGGCTGGCCGGGGGGGCGGTGGGTGAGGAGGAGCCAAGAGGGATTGAGGGGACGGGGACCCCTTAGGGGGTTGGGCCTCGACGCCTTTCTGGGCACTTTGGGGAGTCTGGGCTGGGGGAATCACAAATGGACGCTCACCACTGAGTCGGGCAGGGctgcaggggccccaggaggggcCCTGACCCTGGACGGGGTCTGAGAAAGCTCCTGGGGCTACAGGGAGGAACactgggggaaaggtgggggccTGGACCCGCTGGGCCAGGAAGGGGGAGGCCTGTGGTACCAGGGAGGGGCCCCAAGCAGGGGAGGGGCCCAGCCCAGGTCTTACGTGAACAGGAAGAAGTGGTGCTCCCAGGAGGCTGGTCCAGGGTCACTGGAGTCCAGGGGGCACCAGGGGCAATGGCAGAGCTAGAGGCCAGGAAGTCCACGTTGCCAGTGAGGCTGAGGTCCAGCTCCTCCCCAGGCCTGTGTAGACCTGCCTCAGCTGTTGGAGGAAGCGGCGGGGGTGGGGTCTCCCGGCAGCCCCGGCCCAGTGCTGGCTGCCCTGCTGGACCACGTCAGGAACGGGTCCTGCTTCCGAGCCCTGCCGACCCCTCAGTACTTCGTGGACTTCGTGTTCCGGCAGCACAGCAGCGAGAACCCCAACATCACACTGGATGGTGAGGCCTGAGCTGGGCCACTGGGCAGGGAGTGCCCTGAACCCCAGCATCGGTGCCCCTGGGGAGTGCAGGGCTGGAGCCCACACAAACTTTGTCACTCTGTCCTCCCTGCCAGAGCTGGAGGCCTTGATGCAGCGCCTGGGGGTGGGCGGAGCGACCGAGACCCATGGTGACCACAGTGATCACGGTCATCTGGGAGAGGGGGCCAACCGCCAGGGCCCTGTGCCCCTTGCCACCCCCAACAGCAGCTCCAGCATGTGGGACACAGTGAGCAGCCCATGCGCCCTAGTCCTGGAGAGAGGTGGGGTCCCACTAGTCTGCTCAGGTCCCTGACCCCCAGGCCTGTCACCCCCCAGGTATGCCTGAGTGCTGGAGATGTGATGGCTGTGTACGGGCTGTCTGAGCAGGCTGGGGTGACACCAGAGGCCTGGGCCCAACTGAGCCCTGCCCTGCTCCAGCAGCAACTGAGTGGGGCCTGCAGCCCCCAGCCTGAGCAGCCCACCCAGGACCAGCTCAGCCAGGTGGAGAGTGAGTGCCCACCTCCCCAGCTGTGCCTGGCTGTGCCCAGGGGGCTGGCAGCATGGAGGTGGGACCGAAAAGGGAGGAGGAAGTGGCCGCTGGgtttgggaggggtggggagagctggGCCAGGGCTGGCAGGAGAAAGAGCCATTGGCGTAGAGGGGTAGCAGGGAATATGGGGGCCTGAAAGGGAAGAGGATGGAGTTTTGAGGCCGGAGGGCTAGCGTGAGCAGCCCTGGCGGGTCTTGCTCACTCCTGGACCCCACCTGGACACCCTTCCCTGGGAAGCAGGGGTGAGGGGCTGAGGCTGAGAGGGAGGCTCTCACTGTgtccccccctccaccaccaggGTACCTATATGGCTCACTGGCTACGCTGCTCATCTGCCTCAGCTCCATTTTCGGGCTCTCGCTCCTCACCTGTGCCAAATGCAGCACTGCTACCCACTACATCATCCAGACCTTCCTGAGCATGGCTGTAGGCGCGCTCACAGGCGACGCGCTTCTGCACTTGACGCCTCAGGTTGGCCCCCTGCCCACCaggaccctccctcccccaccagggactccCCTACCCAGCCTTCCTTCCAGGCACACCCTCCTGGGACCCTTCCCTGACCCCTAACCCCTATCTCCTTGTCTGGGGGGAGGAGGCCCTGGGGCAACTGGCCCAGTGCCCTCTGCCCACCCAGGTGCTGGGGCTGCACTCACATGATGGCGAAGGCCTTGGCTTGCAGCCCACCTGGCGCCTCCTAGCTGTGCTGGGTGGTCTCTATGCCTTCTTCCTGTTCGAGAGCCTCTTCAACCTCTTGCTACCCCTGGACCCGGAGGTCAGGTGCATGGGGGCTGGACGcggtgtggggaggaggggggttgGCGTGGTGGACCCTGAGCCGCTGTCCCCGCAGGACCGAAAGGACGGGCCCTGCAGCCACGGACACAGTCACGGCGGCCACAGCCATGGCGTGTCCCTGCAGCTAGCGCCAAGCGATCTCCGGCCTCCCAAGCAGCCCCACGAGGGCTCGCGCGCAGACCTGGTGAGCTGGCTCTGGCCGGACGTCCCTACCCCACGCGGAGCCCTGTCTGCACTCCCAGCCCC belongs to Balaenoptera ricei isolate mBalRic1 chromosome 17, mBalRic1.hap2, whole genome shotgun sequence and includes:
- the SLC39A4 gene encoding zinc transporter ZIP4 isoform X1, which encodes MRPTATQATMASLELRAPGGRSLVGPAGPKPGLLLALLAALALTGTATPPARLLTLLSSGQGVLDRTALGSLLNTLAARVHCADGPCGKCLSVEDALALGRPEKPGLRSGPALEPRHIARLSAAAALYLSNPEGTCADVRADRWASRADQLLALLESPEALTPGLTRLLQKIQAQAAGRPTSAEACVDLPQLLEEAAGVGSPGSPGPVLAALLDHVRNGSCFRALPTPQYFVDFVFRQHSSENPNITLDELEALMQRLGVGGATETHGDHSDHGHLGEGANRQGPVPLATPNSSSSMWDTVCLSAGDVMAVYGLSEQAGVTPEAWAQLSPALLQQQLSGACSPQPEQPTQDQLSQVERYLYGSLATLLICLSSIFGLSLLTCAKCSTATHYIIQTFLSMAVGALTGDALLHLTPQVLGLHSHDGEGLGLQPTWRLLAVLGGLYAFFLFESLFNLLLPLDPEDRKDGPCSHGHSHGGHSHGVSLQLAPSDLRPPKQPHEGSRADLVAEESPELLSPEPRRLSPELRLLPYVITLGDAVHNFADGLAVGAAFSSSWKTGLATSLAVFCHEVPHELGDFAALLHAGLSVRRALLLNLASGLTAFIGLYVALAVRVGEDGETWILAVATGLFLYVALCDMLPAMLNVRDRRPWLLFLLHNVGLLGGWTVLLLLSLYEDNITL
- the SLC39A4 gene encoding zinc transporter ZIP4 isoform X2, coding for MRPTATQATMASLELRAPGGRSLVGPAGPKPGLLLALLAALALTGTATPPARLLTLLSSGQGVLDRTALGSLLNTLAARVHCADGPCGKCLSVEDALALGRPEKPGLRSGPALEPRHIARLSAAAALYLSNPEGTCADVRADRWASRADQLLALLESPEALTPGLTRLLQKIQAQAAGRPTSAEACVDLPQLLEEAAGVGSPGSPGPVLAALLDHVRNGSCFRALPTPQYFVDFVFRQHSSENPNITLDGYLYGSLATLLICLSSIFGLSLLTCAKCSTATHYIIQTFLSMAVGALTGDALLHLTPQVLGLHSHDGEGLGLQPTWRLLAVLGGLYAFFLFESLFNLLLPLDPEDRKDGPCSHGHSHGGHSHGVSLQLAPSDLRPPKQPHEGSRADLVAEESPELLSPEPRRLSPELRLLPYVITLGDAVHNFADGLAVGAAFSSSWKTGLATSLAVFCHEVPHELGDFAALLHAGLSVRRALLLNLASGLTAFIGLYVALAVRVGEDGETWILAVATGLFLYVALCDMLPAMLNVRDRRPWLLFLLHNVGLLGGWTVLLLLSLYEDNITL